One Deltaproteobacteria bacterium DNA segment encodes these proteins:
- a CDS encoding SDR family oxidoreductase, which yields MKLKGKVAFVTGFGSGLGQAIALMFAKEGAAVGGTSTTESKGLETVALIERAGGKAFFRAGNVGNYKQMQSFIDETAQRFGGLDILVNSAGVRTNGSITDITEDDWDRTLDANLKGAFVTSRIAIPYMQQRGGGVILHIAARSGMLGQAGRAAYCASKGGLVRLTEAMAGDHAKDKIRVNCICPGPTRTPMVDTSTPEKLARYKTRVPLGRIGEPEDVAYAAVYLASDEASFVTAAILPVDGGQRLMGP from the coding sequence ATGAAACTCAAAGGCAAAGTCGCTTTCGTCACCGGTTTTGGTTCAGGTCTGGGTCAGGCGATCGCGCTGATGTTTGCCAAAGAGGGCGCCGCCGTAGGTGGCACTTCGACGACCGAATCGAAGGGGCTGGAAACCGTGGCGCTGATCGAACGCGCCGGCGGCAAAGCCTTCTTCCGGGCTGGCAACGTGGGCAATTACAAACAAATGCAATCGTTTATCGACGAAACCGCGCAGCGATTTGGCGGTCTAGACATTCTCGTCAACAGCGCCGGCGTGCGCACCAACGGCAGCATCACCGACATTACCGAAGACGATTGGGACCGAACCCTCGATGCCAATTTGAAAGGCGCGTTTGTCACCTCGCGCATCGCCATTCCGTATATGCAGCAGCGTGGCGGCGGGGTGATCCTCCATATCGCGGCGCGCTCGGGCATGCTTGGCCAGGCGGGGCGCGCCGCCTACTGTGCATCAAAAGGGGGCTTGGTGCGATTGACTGAAGCGATGGCCGGCGACCACGCCAAGGACAAGATTAGAGTGAACTGCATCTGTCCCGGCCCGACGCGCACGCCGATGGTGGATACGTCGACGCCGGAGAAGCTGGCGCGCTACAAAACCCGCGTGCCGCTGGGCCGCATCGGCGAGCCGGAGGATGTTGCGTACGCCGCGGTTTATCTGGCATCGGATGAGGCCTCGTTCGTCACTGCCGCCATCCTGCCGGTGGACGGCGGACAGCGCTTGATGGGACCGTAG
- a CDS encoding Uma2 family endonuclease, giving the protein MSVQPARRCFSVEEYHRMGAAGIFSEDDRVELIEGEILKMSPIGSLHVAVVNRTHREFDRQLGDRAIVSGQNPILLNDFSEPQPDIAVLQPRDDFYASELSKVADVLLVVEVADTTVTYDRETKFPAYARAGIAEAWLADLPAECIEKHTDPVDGVYRKIEKFRRSDTIASSSVPGLVVAVEKILG; this is encoded by the coding sequence ATGTCAGTTCAACCCGCACGCCGATGTTTTTCTGTAGAGGAATACCACCGCATGGGCGCGGCGGGAATTTTTTCCGAGGATGATCGCGTTGAATTGATCGAAGGTGAAATCCTGAAAATGAGCCCCATAGGTAGCCTTCATGTCGCGGTAGTAAATCGTACGCACAGAGAGTTTGACCGCCAGCTCGGTGATCGGGCGATTGTCAGCGGCCAAAATCCAATTTTGCTCAATGATTTCTCGGAACCGCAGCCTGACATCGCCGTTCTCCAACCGCGTGACGATTTTTATGCAAGCGAGTTGTCGAAGGTTGCGGATGTCCTGCTAGTCGTTGAAGTAGCCGACACAACTGTTACGTATGACCGCGAAACAAAATTTCCTGCTTACGCCCGTGCCGGCATTGCCGAAGCATGGCTGGCCGATCTTCCCGCCGAATGCATCGAAAAGCATACTGATCCCGTTGACGGGGTTTATCGCAAAATCGAAAAATTTCGCCGCAGCGACACGATAGCATCCAGCAGCGTGCCCGGTCTGGTTGTCGCCGTCGAGAAGATTCTCGGCTAG
- a CDS encoding GTP-binding protein encodes MAEDQRVPVTVLTGFLGAGKTTLLNRILTADHGRRVAVIVNEFGEVGIDHHLLISSDQEVVEMSNGCICCSVRGDLLKSLFQLLEHREKFDTLMIETTGLADPAPVVQSFFVDDQIKSEYALNGVVTVVDAKHIFQQLGTNPEAKEQIAFADMVLLNKIDLINPEDLPELEFKLRNLNGAARVCQTRNSDIDINLVLDLRALDLEIKAAKHDHHHAHTEDIETVAIEVPGDLDGVKISQWFRELLAEFGERIMRMKGILNLRKDPDQFVFQGVHLLFEGRPGRAWAETEDRVNRLVFIGRDLDKEKITKGFMDCITNDGEYASADDVDPYGKKQDVSKFTLDQIRYWVQTILTFPPDAPIVVKEVPCVKAGCPPVETALMVFLKNEPPKTFKILARINDVTFDHVYNLIENPLPCC; translated from the coding sequence ATGGCTGAAGACCAACGTGTACCTGTAACCGTGCTGACCGGGTTTCTTGGCGCCGGCAAGACAACTCTGCTCAACCGCATCCTCACGGCTGACCACGGGCGGCGCGTCGCCGTGATCGTCAACGAGTTTGGCGAGGTCGGCATCGACCACCATCTTTTGATTTCTTCTGATCAGGAAGTCGTCGAAATGAGCAACGGCTGCATCTGCTGCAGCGTGCGCGGCGATTTACTGAAAAGCCTCTTTCAGCTCTTGGAGCACCGGGAGAAGTTCGACACGCTGATGATCGAAACCACCGGTCTCGCCGACCCGGCGCCGGTGGTGCAAAGCTTTTTTGTCGACGACCAGATCAAGAGCGAATATGCGCTCAACGGCGTCGTCACGGTGGTGGACGCCAAGCATATTTTTCAGCAGCTCGGCACCAACCCTGAGGCCAAGGAACAGATCGCCTTCGCCGACATGGTGCTGCTCAACAAGATCGATCTCATCAACCCCGAAGATCTGCCGGAATTAGAATTCAAACTGCGCAACTTAAACGGCGCGGCGCGCGTCTGCCAGACGCGCAATTCCGACATCGACATCAACTTGGTGCTCGATCTGCGCGCCCTGGACCTGGAGATCAAAGCCGCCAAGCACGACCACCATCACGCCCACACCGAAGACATCGAAACCGTCGCCATCGAGGTGCCGGGCGATTTAGACGGCGTCAAAATCAGCCAATGGTTCCGCGAGCTGCTCGCCGAATTCGGCGAGCGCATCATGCGCATGAAGGGCATTTTGAATCTGCGCAAAGACCCCGATCAGTTCGTTTTCCAAGGCGTGCATTTGCTTTTTGAAGGCCGCCCAGGGAGAGCGTGGGCCGAAACCGAAGACCGCGTGAACCGCCTGGTCTTCATCGGCCGCGACCTCGACAAAGAAAAAATCACCAAGGGTTTCATGGATTGCATCACCAACGACGGCGAATACGCCTCGGCGGACGACGTCGACCCATACGGCAAGAAACAAGATGTCTCGAAGTTTACCCTCGATCAGATTCGCTATTGGGTGCAGACGATCCTCACCTTCCCACCCGACGCCCCCATCGTCGTCAAAGAAGTCCCCTGCGTGAAGGCCGGCTGCCCGCCGGTGGAAACCGCGCTGATGGTGTTTCTGAAAAACGAGCCGCCCAAGACTTTCAAAATCCTGGCGCGCATCAACGACGTGACTTTCGATCATGTTTATAACTTGATCGAAAATCCGCTGCCGTGCTGTTAG
- a CDS encoding RluA family pseudouridine synthase has translation MAKLSLAPNGATSYDFSAMRQIEITPADNGKKLENFLKKEFPIGYVRKLFRKNAVRVNGQRVRPNCLVRSGDSVQLYIQFEAQTKSGRSVAVKTPLPIVFEDNEILIIDKPAGLAVHEASGIQRRDTVIGILEAQYRAQPMRPRLVHRIDQDTSGLLLVAKNDQSKETLEGLFETKRVEKIYIALVSGRLPQPSGTIDFPLPGRDDQPVHAVTHYKTIQKFAETTLVEARIDTGRMHQIRLHFAKLGYPVVMDERHGDFAFNRRFRKDYGLKRQFLHAANLSLAYGGKKKNWHASLPEDLTDVLTQLSKENRAR, from the coding sequence ATGGCCAAACTTTCCCTTGCCCCCAATGGGGCCACCAGCTATGACTTTAGTGCGATGCGCCAAATCGAGATCACGCCCGCCGACAACGGCAAGAAACTAGAGAATTTTCTCAAGAAAGAATTTCCCATCGGTTACGTCAGAAAATTGTTTCGCAAAAACGCTGTCCGCGTCAATGGTCAAAGAGTCAGGCCGAATTGCCTAGTCCGCTCAGGCGACAGCGTGCAACTCTACATTCAGTTCGAAGCCCAGACCAAATCCGGCCGCTCCGTTGCAGTGAAAACGCCACTGCCGATCGTCTTCGAAGACAACGAGATTCTCATCATCGACAAGCCTGCCGGGCTGGCGGTGCACGAAGCGAGCGGTATCCAGCGCCGCGACACCGTGATCGGCATCTTGGAAGCGCAATATCGCGCGCAGCCTATGCGACCGCGGCTGGTGCACCGCATCGATCAAGATACTTCCGGGCTATTGCTAGTAGCCAAAAATGACCAATCCAAAGAGACCCTTGAAGGACTCTTCGAGACGAAGAGAGTTGAGAAAATCTATATCGCGCTGGTGTCCGGTCGGCTGCCACAGCCCTCGGGAACCATCGACTTCCCGCTGCCGGGCCGCGACGACCAGCCGGTGCATGCGGTCACCCATTACAAGACAATTCAAAAATTCGCTGAAACGACACTGGTGGAAGCTCGGATCGACACCGGCAGAATGCATCAGATTCGCCTCCACTTCGCCAAGCTGGGCTATCCGGTGGTCATGGACGAGCGCCACGGCGACTTCGCCTTCAACCGCCGATTTCGCAAAGACTATGGTTTGAAGCGCCAGTTCCTGCACGCGGCGAATTTGTCGCTGGCTTATGGCGGAAAGAAAAAGAATTGGCACGCTTCGCTGCCGGAAGACTTAACCGATGTGCTGACGCAGCTATCCAAGGAAAACCGGGCGCGCTGA
- a CDS encoding methyltransferase, producing MIELRPLGIEDYVERYSKPLSSSLEKLWLETFNMGHSTKMMGWALEAEFLKMLVLMTGARRIMQLGLFTGFSALAFAEALPRGGTVIACDTNRETTDFAKHYFAETQHGEKIQLKLLPALTFLKVVTGPFDICHINADRENYGAYYDACVDLVRPRGLIVIDNMVQSGKVLDPRDPGVAEVNALNKKIRDDARVENVLLPVRDGLMLVYKV from the coding sequence ATGATCGAGCTCCGACCTTTAGGCATCGAAGACTACGTTGAGCGTTACAGCAAGCCACTCTCAAGCTCCTTGGAAAAACTCTGGCTTGAAACCTTCAATATGGGGCACAGCACGAAGATGATGGGCTGGGCCTTGGAAGCCGAGTTTCTCAAGATGCTCGTGCTAATGACCGGCGCGCGGCGCATCATGCAGCTCGGGCTGTTCACGGGTTTCAGCGCGCTGGCATTTGCCGAAGCGCTGCCGCGCGGCGGCACGGTGATCGCCTGCGATACCAATCGCGAGACCACCGACTTTGCCAAGCACTATTTCGCCGAAACCCAGCACGGCGAGAAGATTCAACTGAAACTGCTGCCGGCGCTCACCTTCCTCAAGGTTGTCACCGGGCCTTTCGACATCTGCCACATTAACGCCGATCGCGAGAACTACGGCGCCTACTACGATGCCTGTGTCGACTTGGTGCGGCCGCGCGGCTTGATCGTCATCGACAACATGGTCCAAAGCGGCAAGGTCCTCGACCCCAGAGATCCGGGGGTGGCTGAAGTCAATGCACTGAATAAAAAGATTCGCGACGATGCGCGGGTGGAGAATGTCTTATTGCCCGTGCGCGACGGCTTGATGCTGGTGTACAAAGTCTAA
- a CDS encoding M20/M25/M40 family metallo-hydrolase yields the protein MKKYFAGAALLLAALTGQAHSAETLNWKALEDEAVSLLSRYVQIDTTNPPGNEMKAAQFLKAIFDKEGIENRVIESAPGRANFYARLPGDGSKKALVLMHHMDVVPAESRLWKETAFSGVVKDGAVWGRGAIDNKGGGVLGLMTVVGLKRQNTALKGDVILLGTADEEAGGVFGAGFLVENHADLFKNVGVVLNEGGSIRVDEKGTARVYSVGVSEKVPLWLKLTAVGAPGHAASPGPNQAVLRLIGALQRVASYQTPIKVVPEVQKFYADSAATAPQPWRERYRDLRKSLEDPAVLAEFVKDRSNNARVRNTISITGLKGSDKINVIPAFAAAEIDVRLLPGEDPQAFIADLRKVIGDDSIKVEIMLSRNAAKTPHSPEAMKVITDYANATDPGTPVIESMGSGFTDCHFFREKAIPCLGFLPNRASSVNEGMVHGIDERMSVESLKSGVRAMYEIVRKLVVE from the coding sequence ATGAAAAAGTATTTCGCTGGCGCGGCGCTGCTGTTGGCAGCGTTAACGGGTCAAGCGCATAGCGCCGAAACCCTCAACTGGAAAGCGCTGGAAGACGAAGCGGTGAGCTTGCTCAGCCGCTACGTGCAGATCGACACGACCAATCCGCCGGGCAACGAAATGAAAGCCGCGCAATTTCTCAAAGCCATCTTCGACAAGGAAGGCATCGAGAACCGCGTGATCGAATCGGCGCCGGGCCGGGCCAATTTTTACGCGCGGCTGCCCGGCGACGGTTCGAAGAAGGCCCTGGTGCTCATGCACCACATGGACGTCGTGCCCGCAGAGAGCCGGCTCTGGAAAGAAACCGCTTTTAGCGGGGTCGTCAAAGACGGCGCGGTCTGGGGACGCGGCGCCATCGACAACAAGGGCGGCGGTGTGCTCGGGTTGATGACCGTCGTGGGGCTGAAACGTCAGAACACCGCGCTCAAAGGCGATGTGATTCTCCTGGGCACGGCCGACGAAGAAGCCGGCGGTGTTTTCGGTGCTGGATTCTTGGTCGAGAATCATGCGGACCTTTTCAAGAACGTCGGTGTGGTATTGAATGAGGGCGGCAGTATTCGCGTTGATGAGAAGGGAACAGCGAGGGTTTACAGCGTTGGGGTTTCGGAGAAAGTGCCGCTCTGGTTGAAGCTAACGGCGGTGGGCGCGCCAGGGCATGCGGCGTCGCCGGGGCCCAATCAAGCAGTGCTGCGATTGATTGGCGCGCTGCAGCGCGTCGCAAGTTATCAGACGCCGATCAAAGTCGTGCCCGAGGTGCAAAAGTTCTATGCCGACAGCGCGGCAACCGCGCCGCAACCGTGGCGTGAGCGCTATCGCGATCTGCGCAAATCGCTGGAAGATCCGGCGGTGTTAGCTGAGTTCGTCAAAGATCGCTCGAACAATGCCCGGGTGCGCAACACGATTTCGATCACCGGCCTCAAGGGCTCGGACAAGATCAACGTCATACCGGCATTTGCCGCCGCCGAGATCGACGTGCGCTTGCTGCCCGGCGAAGACCCGCAGGCGTTCATCGCGGACTTGCGCAAGGTGATTGGCGACGATTCGATCAAAGTCGAAATTATGCTTTCGCGCAACGCGGCCAAGACGCCCCATAGCCCGGAAGCGATGAAAGTCATTACGGATTATGCCAATGCCACCGACCCGGGCACGCCGGTCATCGAGTCGATGGGTAGCGGCTTTACCGATTGCCATTTTTTTCGCGAGAAAGCGATTCCCTGTTTAGGCTTTTTGCCCAATCGCGCGAGTTCGGTGAACGAGGGAATGGTGCACGGCATCGACGAGCGCATGTCGGTGGAGAGTTTGAAGTCGGGCGTGCGCGCGATGTATGAGATCGTGCGGAAATTGGTGGTAGAGTAG
- a CDS encoding MFS transporter — protein MVGLVSALRVLGGGLHNYGFTVFFLPISHDLGLSRAETSLAFSLARAQGAIEGPFVGYFIDRFGPRPMILIATLLCGLGYIALGWVTDYKTFLIVYLGIISLAFNPGFVHAPMAIGNTWFIRWRARAMTVISSAVPIGGTIITPFLALAVQHWGWRWGAILGGILFLLLGIPLAIGVRHSPESMGLLPDGEPPPKPTEVSDTKSKSSSEDPSASNDPTLKEAMKTYIFWLFVVAMTVRVLAYSTISVHFVPIMVWKGMAEENAAFLLASFAFLNWAAHYVIGWFADNTNRPKLLAHCLVIAALSVLVLIWGNGALALWAFTIGFTVIDSSFPIVWATIGDFYGRQHFATIRGMMSFFYTWGSVLGPVIAGAAYDRSQSYYETLWGLMVILALGAALTALTIGPWKKLQPITAADG, from the coding sequence ATGGTCGGCTTGGTTTCGGCGCTGCGCGTCCTGGGCGGGGGGTTGCACAACTACGGCTTCACCGTGTTCTTTTTGCCGATCAGCCATGACTTGGGTCTCAGCCGCGCCGAAACGTCCTTGGCGTTTTCCTTAGCACGCGCCCAGGGTGCCATCGAAGGCCCTTTTGTTGGCTATTTCATCGATCGCTTCGGGCCGCGCCCGATGATCCTGATCGCCACGCTGCTCTGCGGGCTCGGCTACATCGCTCTCGGTTGGGTGACCGACTACAAGACGTTTCTGATCGTTTATCTCGGCATCATTTCTCTAGCCTTCAACCCCGGATTTGTCCACGCGCCGATGGCGATAGGCAACACCTGGTTCATCCGCTGGCGCGCCCGAGCGATGACGGTGATCAGCTCCGCCGTGCCGATCGGCGGCACCATAATCACGCCTTTCCTCGCTCTCGCCGTGCAGCATTGGGGCTGGCGTTGGGGCGCGATCTTGGGCGGCATTTTGTTTTTGCTGCTCGGTATTCCACTGGCCATCGGCGTGCGCCACTCGCCCGAGAGCATGGGGCTGCTGCCCGACGGCGAACCGCCTCCAAAGCCCACCGAAGTTTCCGACACCAAGTCAAAATCCTCCTCGGAAGATCCCAGCGCCAGCAACGACCCAACTCTCAAAGAAGCGATGAAGACCTACATCTTCTGGCTCTTCGTCGTTGCGATGACCGTGCGTGTGCTGGCCTATAGCACCATCAGCGTGCACTTCGTGCCGATCATGGTTTGGAAGGGCATGGCCGAGGAAAACGCGGCGTTCTTGCTGGCGAGCTTCGCGTTTTTAAATTGGGCCGCCCACTACGTCATCGGCTGGTTCGCCGACAACACCAATCGGCCCAAATTGCTGGCGCATTGCTTGGTGATCGCGGCGCTGTCCGTGTTGGTTTTGATTTGGGGCAATGGCGCGCTCGCTCTCTGGGCGTTTACCATTGGCTTCACCGTCATCGATTCGTCCTTCCCCATCGTTTGGGCAACCATTGGCGACTTCTATGGTCGACAACACTTCGCCACTATTCGTGGCATGATGTCGTTTTTTTACACCTGGGGCAGCGTGCTGGGGCCGGTCATCGCCGGCGCAGCCTACGACCGCAGCCAAAGCTACTATGAAACTCTTTGGGGTCTGATGGTCATCTTAGCGCTAGGCGCGGCTCTCACAGCACTCACAATCGGTCCGTGGAAGAAGCTGCAGCCAATCACCGCCGCCGATGGTTAG
- the mutL gene encoding DNA mismatch repair endonuclease MutL, translated as MPPKIQILSEVMASRIAAGEVVERPASVVKELIENSIDAGASEVFIAIEKSGTASIRITDNGAGMSAEDLSLAVERHATSKIKKDEDLFRIGTLGFRGEALPSIGSIAKMEIVSREPHNQAGFSLRVDGGKKSEVHAAAAAKGTTIDIREIFFNTPARRKFLKSPATELNHICDVVNRMALGHPLVHFRLQHDGRNVADYVAVKDPLDRLQQVLGRDVARGLKPFSWQRGDLTISGYLSSAPTSFPNTRYLFSFVNQRYVRDKVVTHAVLQGYDTLLMKGQYPAVVLFLDVPFADVDVNVHPAKYEVRFRRQSEIHEAVVGAVRQALKVEARAPAPYAATAMASWGAVREAPLPYFIPPARPRVDLPDGAAGVALATQPTSEAPERYQSGFFSSLHVLGQILGCYLVCVSARGLTLVDQHAAHERVAFEKLRAQLAHGSIDKQRLLVSQLVDLSGGEMMLLEQKLPLLERYGFVLEPFGPGSYAIKSAPALLPEDDYTQVVKQMVAELAEVDASDRLRQHLEDRLATIACHSVIRANRKLEMTEMRALLAELDKIEFATQCPHGRPVLVEFSSEQLERLFKRIV; from the coding sequence TTGCCGCCAAAAATTCAAATTCTCTCCGAAGTGATGGCGAGCCGCATTGCGGCGGGTGAGGTGGTCGAACGCCCGGCATCCGTCGTCAAGGAGCTAATCGAGAACTCCATTGACGCCGGCGCCAGCGAAGTCTTTATCGCCATCGAGAAGAGCGGCACGGCATCGATTCGGATCACGGACAACGGTGCCGGTATGTCCGCGGAGGATCTGTCACTTGCGGTCGAACGCCACGCCACCAGCAAGATCAAGAAGGACGAGGATCTGTTTCGCATCGGCACCTTAGGGTTTCGTGGTGAAGCGCTGCCGAGCATCGGCTCCATCGCCAAAATGGAGATCGTCAGCCGCGAGCCGCACAATCAAGCCGGTTTCTCCTTGCGCGTCGATGGCGGCAAGAAGAGCGAAGTGCACGCGGCGGCCGCCGCCAAGGGCACGACGATTGATATCCGGGAGATTTTTTTCAATACGCCGGCGCGGCGCAAGTTTCTTAAATCGCCGGCAACCGAGTTGAACCATATCTGCGACGTGGTCAATCGTATGGCCCTCGGCCATCCGCTGGTGCATTTTCGCCTGCAGCACGACGGCCGCAACGTCGCCGACTACGTTGCCGTTAAAGATCCGCTGGATCGCCTCCAGCAAGTTTTGGGGCGCGATGTCGCCCGGGGGCTAAAGCCGTTTTCCTGGCAGCGCGGCGATTTGACGATCTCCGGCTATCTGAGCTCGGCACCCACTTCTTTTCCCAACACCCGCTATCTTTTTAGCTTCGTGAACCAGCGCTATGTGCGCGACAAAGTCGTCACCCACGCCGTGCTGCAAGGCTATGACACATTGCTGATGAAAGGGCAGTACCCCGCCGTCGTGCTGTTTCTCGACGTGCCGTTTGCCGACGTTGATGTGAATGTTCATCCGGCAAAGTATGAAGTGCGCTTTCGCCGGCAGTCGGAAATTCACGAAGCGGTGGTCGGGGCAGTGCGCCAGGCGCTCAAAGTCGAGGCGCGCGCGCCGGCGCCGTATGCGGCAACTGCAATGGCTTCTTGGGGGGCTGTGCGCGAAGCGCCGCTGCCTTATTTCATTCCACCAGCGCGGCCCAGAGTAGATTTGCCGGATGGGGCAGCCGGTGTCGCTCTGGCAACACAGCCAACATCTGAAGCCCCGGAACGCTACCAGTCGGGATTCTTTTCATCGTTGCACGTGCTCGGGCAAATTCTCGGCTGCTACTTGGTCTGCGTCTCGGCGCGCGGCCTGACTTTGGTGGACCAACACGCCGCCCACGAGCGGGTCGCGTTCGAGAAGCTACGCGCTCAACTCGCGCACGGATCGATCGATAAACAGCGCCTACTGGTATCGCAGCTGGTGGATCTATCCGGGGGTGAAATGATGCTGTTGGAACAAAAGCTGCCGCTGCTCGAACGCTACGGTTTTGTGCTCGAACCTTTTGGCCCCGGTTCCTACGCCATCAAGAGCGCGCCTGCGCTCTTGCCAGAGGACGACTACACCCAAGTGGTCAAGCAGATGGTTGCCGAGCTGGCGGAGGTGGATGCGTCGGACCGGTTGCGGCAACATCTCGAAGATCGCCTGGCGACAATTGCCTGTCACAGCGTAATCAGAGCGAATCGTAAACTGGAGATGACCGAGATGCGCGCGCTGCTCGCCGAGCTGGACAAAATCGAGTTTGCCACTCAATGCCCGCATGGCCGGCCGGTGCTGGTCGAGTTTAGCAGCGAGCAGCTGGAGCGGCTGTTTAAGCGCATAGTCTAG
- the miaA gene encoding tRNA (adenosine(37)-N6)-dimethylallyltransferase MiaA, with the protein MKPKIIIVVGPTAVGKSEVALDLAGVLGAEIVNADSQQVYRYMDIGTAKPSPAERQRISHHLIDVVNPDEEFSAARFRSLAMAAIVQIQQRGHSVIVCGGTGLYIKALTKGLFVGPARDEPIRARLSEQADRQGLPVLYQRLAAVDAAATSWIHPNDRQRILRALEVFELTGRPMSEWQKEHAFAENPLDYLLIGLDRDRKALYEAINQRCGEMMARGLVEEVASLVQRGYVLNLKPLQSVGYRHAGLILSGEVLPESGLEMMKQDTRHLAKRQLTWFRGVNEVRWFHPGARAEIRTAAQKFLAKQEAA; encoded by the coding sequence ATGAAGCCAAAAATAATTATCGTCGTCGGTCCCACAGCAGTAGGCAAAAGCGAAGTCGCACTCGATCTAGCTGGCGTGTTAGGCGCCGAGATCGTCAACGCCGACTCGCAGCAGGTCTACCGCTACATGGACATCGGCACGGCAAAACCGTCGCCGGCCGAGCGCCAGCGGATTTCCCATCATCTGATCGATGTCGTCAATCCCGATGAAGAATTCAGCGCGGCGCGTTTTCGCAGCCTGGCGATGGCAGCGATTGTGCAAATTCAGCAGCGCGGCCACTCGGTCATCGTCTGCGGCGGGACCGGGCTTTACATCAAAGCTTTGACGAAGGGTTTGTTTGTCGGCCCGGCGCGGGATGAGCCAATCCGCGCGCGACTTTCGGAGCAAGCCGACCGGCAGGGGCTCCCGGTGCTGTACCAGCGGCTTGCCGCCGTCGACGCCGCCGCGACTTCGTGGATTCATCCCAACGATCGCCAACGGATCCTGCGCGCTCTGGAAGTGTTTGAGCTGACCGGACGGCCCATGAGCGAATGGCAAAAGGAACATGCTTTTGCCGAGAACCCTCTCGATTATCTGCTCATCGGTCTGGACCGCGACCGCAAGGCGCTTTACGAAGCGATCAATCAACGCTGCGGGGAGATGATGGCGCGGGGACTGGTCGAAGAGGTTGCGAGCCTCGTGCAGCGCGGCTATGTCTTGAATCTTAAGCCGCTGCAAAGCGTTGGCTACCGCCACGCGGGCTTGATTTTGAGCGGCGAAGTGTTGCCGGAGAGCGGCTTAGAGATGATGAAACAAGATACGCGTCATCTTGCCAAGCGGCAGCTCACCTGGTTTCGCGGCGTCAACGAGGTCCGCTGGTTTCATCCCGGCGCGCGCGCGGAGATCCGCACGGCAGCGCAAAAGTTTTTGGCGAAGCAGGAGGCGGCATGA